A genome region from Brassica oleracea var. oleracea cultivar TO1000 chromosome C2, BOL, whole genome shotgun sequence includes the following:
- the LOC106327223 gene encoding phosphatidylinositol 4-phosphate 5-kinase 2, with product MCEPLVSEPKVSNGVVPEATQVILTTRNGVVPKNVLEGDEAERRDDLLLLTLTPMVRSKSQGATQRVTPTPPPPDVEKPLPNGDLYTGTFSGGFPNGSGKYLWNDGCMYEGEWKRGKASGKGKFSWPSGATYEGEFKSGRMEGFGTFVGADGDTYRGHWIADRKHGHGEKRYVNGDLYEGTWRRNVQDGKGRYVWKNGNQYTGEWRNGVINGKGVLLWPNGNRYEGQWENGVPKGLLTCADGSSWSEMRSFFDGIEKRKRSSVDSGGGGAGEKVFPRICIWESDGEAGDITCDIVDNVEASVIYRDRLSVDRDGFRQFRKNPCCFSGEAKKAGETISKGHKKYDLMLNLQHGIRYTVGKHASVVRDLKQSDFNPSEKFWTRFPPEGSKTTPPHQSVDFRWKDYCPLVFRRLRELFTVDPADYMLAICGDDALRELSSPGKSGSFFYLTQDDRFMIKTVKKSEVKVLLRMLPNYYKHICQYENSLVTKFYGVHCIKPVGGQKTRFIVMGNLFCSEYRIQRRFDLKGSSHGRSTSKPEAEIDETTTLKDLDLNFSFRLQRNWYKELMTQIKRDCEFLEAERIMDYSLLIGVHFRDDNTGDKMGLSPFVLRSGKIESYQNEKYIRGCRFLEAELQDMDRILAGRKPLIRLGANMPARAERMARRSDFDQYSSGGTNYLSHGEVYEVVLYFGIIDILQDYDISKKIEHAYKSLQADPSSISAVDPKLYSKRFRDFISRIFIEDG from the exons ATGTGTGAGCCTCTCGTGAGCGAACCAAAAGTCTCAAACGGCGTCGTACCCGAAGCTACTCAAGTTATACTAACCACCAGAAACGGCGTCGTTCCGAAGAACGTTCTAGAAGGAGACGAAGCGGAGAGAAGAGACGATTTGTTGCTACTAACCCTAACTCCGATGGTGCGATCCAAATCCCAAGGAGCCACCCAGCGCGTGACTCCCACGCCACCTCCGCCAGACGTAGAGAAGCCCCTACCTAACGGAGATCTCTACACCGGCACCTTCTCCGGCGGGTTCCCGAACGGATCGGGGAAGTACCTGTGGAACGACGGGTGTATGTACGAAGGCGAGTGGAAGCGCGGGAAGGCGAGCGGGAAAGGCAAGTTCTCGTGGCCGAGCGGCGCGACCTACGAAGGCGAGTTCAAGTCCGGGAGGATGGAAGGCTTCGGGACCTTCGTCGGCGCCGACGGAGACACCTACCGCGGCCACTGGATCGCCGATCGGAAACACGGCCACGGCGAGAAGCGCTACGTCAACGGGGACTTGTACGAGGGGACGTGGCGGCGGAATGTGCAGGACGGGAAGGGGAGGTACGTGTGGAAGAACGGGAACCAGTACACCGGGGAGTGGCGCAACGGCGTGATTAACGGGAAAGGCGTCCTCCTCTGGCCTAACGGGAACCGTTACGAAGGCCAGTGGGAGAACGGCGTTCCCAAAGGGCTGTTGACCTGTGCTGACGGGAGTTCTTGGAGTGAGATGAGGAGTTTCTTTGATGGGATTGAGAAGAGGAAGAGATCCAGCGTTGACAGTGGAGGTGGTGGTGCGGGGGAGAAGGTGTTTCCGAGGATTTGTATTTGGGAGTCGGATGGGGAAGCTGGGGATATCACTTGTGATATTGTTGATAATGTGGAAGCTTCGGTGATTTATAGAGATAGGTTGTCTGTTGATAGAGATGGGTTTAGGCAGTTTAGGAAGAATCCTTGTTGTTTCAGCGGCGAGGCTAAGAAGGCTGGTGAGACTATCTCCAAAGGGCATAAGAAGTATGATTTGATGCTCAACTTGCAACATGGCATCAG GTATACTGTCGGCAAACATGCTTCAGTTGTACGAGACCTTAAGCAGAGTGATTTCAACCCGAGTGAAAAGTTCTGGACAAGGTTCCCACCGGAGGGTTCTAAGACTACGCCGCCGCATCAGTCTGTGGACTTCCGCTGGAAAGACTACTGCCCTTTGGTGTTTAGACGGCTGAGGGAGCTTTTCACTGTGGATCCTGCTGATTACATGTTAGCTATCTGTGGGGACGATGCTCTTCGAGAACTGTCTTCACCTGGAAAAAGTGGTAGCTTTTTTTACTTAACTCAAGATGACAGGTTTATGATTAAGACTGTGAAGAAATCAGAAGTCAAG GTGCTCCTACGCATGCTTCCAAACTACTACAAACACATCTGCCAATATGAAAACTCACTTGTGACTAAGTTCTACGGTGTACATTGCATCAAACCTGTTGGTGGCCAGAAG ACTCGGTTTATTGTCATGGGGAACTTGTTCTGTTCAGAATATAGAATCCAGAGACGGTTTGACCTTAAAGGGTCTTCCCATGGACGCTCCACCTCCAAACCTGAAGCTGAAATTGATGAAACAACTACTCTTAAGGACCTTGATCTTAACTTTTCTTTCCGTCTTCAGAGAAATTGGTATAAAGAACTAATGAC GCAAATTAAACGGGACTGTGAGTTCTTGGAAGCTGAGAGAATAATGGATTATAGCCTTTTAATCGGAGTTCATTTCCGAGATGACAATACAGGAGACAAGATGGGTCTTTCTCCATTCGTTTTGAGATCTG GTAAGATAGAGTCATATCAAAACGAGAAATACATCCGCGGTTGTCGGTTCCTAGAAGCTGAACTTCAAGATATGGACCGTATCTTAGCTGGCAG GAAACCGTTGATAAGATTAGGTGCAAACATGCCTGCAAGAGCAGAACGGATGGCTAGAAGAAGCGACTTTGATCAATATTCCTCTGGAGGAACAAACTATTTGTCACACGGAGAGGTATACGAGGTGGTTTTGTACTTTGGAATCATTGACATTTTGCAAGATTACGACATAAGCAAGAAGATAGAGCATGCGTATAAGTCTCTACAAGCGGATCCGTCTTCAATCTCAGCGGTTGATCCAAAACTATACTCCAAGCGGTTTAGAGATTTCATCAGCAGAATCTTCATTGAAGACGGCTAA
- the LOC106326451 gene encoding ACT domain-containing protein ACR11-like isoform X1, with protein sequence MAWAAFHAVEVVSSSRFAHKRIGYHVIAQSFSDQLRKDLNSSNEYELWLECSVNSHQKNNIDVATSSHPKSQDDDDDFVPMPMVLIDQDADPEATIVQISFGDRLGALIDTVTL encoded by the exons ATGGCTTGGGCGGCCTTCCACGCTGTGGAGGTCGTTTCCTCATCTCGATTCGCGCACAAGAGGATCGGTTACCACGTGATTGCTCAGTCGTTCAGCGATCAGCTCAGGAAGGATCTGAACAGTTCGAATGAGTACGAG CTGTGGTTGGAGTGTTCTGTGAACTCACATCAAAAGAACAACATTGACGTTGCTACTTCATCTCATCCT AAATCTCAAGATGATGATGATGACTTCGTTCCAATGCCAATGGTTTTGATAGACCAGGATGCTGACCCTGAAGCCACCATTGTTCAAATCAGTTTTGGAGATCGTCTTGGGGCTCTCATTGACACTGTGACTCT ATGA
- the LOC106326451 gene encoding ACT domain-containing protein ACR12-like isoform X2 — MAWAAFHAVEVVSSSRFAHKRIGYHVIAQSFSDQLRKDLNSSNEYEKSQDDDDDFVPMPMVLIDQDADPEATIVQISFGDRLGALIDTVTL; from the exons ATGGCTTGGGCGGCCTTCCACGCTGTGGAGGTCGTTTCCTCATCTCGATTCGCGCACAAGAGGATCGGTTACCACGTGATTGCTCAGTCGTTCAGCGATCAGCTCAGGAAGGATCTGAACAGTTCGAATGAGTACGAG AAATCTCAAGATGATGATGATGACTTCGTTCCAATGCCAATGGTTTTGATAGACCAGGATGCTGACCCTGAAGCCACCATTGTTCAAATCAGTTTTGGAGATCGTCTTGGGGCTCTCATTGACACTGTGACTCT ATGA